One Glycine max cultivar Williams 82 chromosome 6, Glycine_max_v4.0, whole genome shotgun sequence DNA segment encodes these proteins:
- the LOC100787974 gene encoding probable inactive receptor kinase At2g26730, translating into MSLKPIWVFFIAIFLFLLVANSEEEEVIKALVTFMDKLAPGNVPRDPMWGWNLNSDPCIDKWHGVKCYSDNKYVKSVILEKFNFGGVVDASSVCIAKSLRILRLTDNILHDSISEDIGNCQSLTQLFLSGNQLSGDLPISIGKLSNMKRLHVSDNHFTGELPNMVHVSGLISFFAQNNNFTGEIPSFDFSNLDAFNVSNNNLQGQVPDVKGKFHEDSFSGNPNLCGKPLSQECPPPEKKDQNSFPNDLSIYSGYLVLGLIVLLFLTFKLLSKLKIKEKALDVEKKEMAEETVSVAGKASEISNSIVSKNGTVIRSECSLTSLESGMTTSGLVLLSSRTLRGLQFEDLLGAPAELIRRGKHGSLYKVMLDNGVLLAVKRIKDWGISKQDFERRMNLIAQAKHPRVLPPVAYYCSQQEKLLAYEYLQNGSLFMFLYGSQSGHSFDWRSRLNVAANIAEALAYMHEEFLENGIGHGNLKSSNILFDKNMDPCISEYGLMMAENQDQLVPSHNKGLKSKDLIAATFKADVHAFGMILLELLTGKVIKNDGFDLVKWVNSVVREEWTVEVFDKSLISQGSSEEKMMCLLQVALKCVNPSPNDRPSMSQVAVMTNSLIEEEEKSISFDT; encoded by the exons ATGAGTCTCAAACCCATATGGGTATTCTTCATTGccatctttttgtttcttctagTGGCCaattcagaagaagaagaagtgatCAAGGCCCTAGTCACGTTCATGGATAAATTGGCACCAGGAAATGTACCAAGAGACCCTATGTGGGGTTGGAACCTTAACTCAGATCCTTGCATTGATAAGTGGCATGGTGTGAAGTGCTACTCAGACAACAAATATGTTAAGAGTGTaattcttgagaaattcaactTTGGTGGAGTTGTAGATGCTAGTTCTGTTTGCATTGCTAAGTCTCTTCGAATCCTTAGGCTGACGGACAACATTTTACATGATTCGATATCCGAGGATATAGGAAATTGCCAGTCCTTGACTCAATTGTTCTTAAGTGGGAACCAACTCTCTGGGGACCTTCCTATTTCAATTGGCAAGCTAAGTAACATGAAACGGCTGCATGTTTCCGACAATCACTTCACTGGAGAGCTTCCTAACATGGTTCATGTTTCGGGTTTGATATCCTTTTTTGCTCAAAACAACAACTTCACTGGGGAGATTCCTAGTTTTGACTTCTCCAACCTTGATGCCTTTAATGTCTCTAACAACAATTTACAAGGTCAAGTTCCTGATGTCAAAGGAAAATTCCATGAAGACAGCTTTTCTGGGAATCCTAACTTatgtggaaaaccgctttcacaAGAATGTCCACCACCTGAAAAGAAGGACCAAAACTCATTCCCTAATGATTTGTCCATTTATTCAGGTTACTTAGTCCTTGGTTTAATTGTCCTGCTTTTCTTGACCTTCAAGCTTTTAAGTAAGCTCAAGATCAAAGAAAAAGCATTGGATGTTGAAAAGAAGGAAATGGCAGAAGAAACTGTTAGTGTTGCTGGCAAGGCTAGTGAAATATCCAATTCCATCGTGTCAAAGAATGGCACTGTGATTAGATCAGAGTGTTCCTTGACATCTTTGGAAAGTGGGATGACAACATCAGGCCTTGTTCTTCTTTCAAGTCGAACGCTTCGAGGATTGCAATTTGAGGACTTGCTTGGTGCCCCTGCTGAATTGATTAGGAGGGGAAAGCATGGAAGCCTCTACAAGGTTATGCTCGATAATGGGGTGTTGTTGGCAGTGAAGAGGATCAAGGATTGGGGGATTTCAAAGCAAGATTTTGAGAGAAGGATGAATTTGATAGCCCAAGCGAAGCATCCACGCGTATTGCCACCTGTTGCATACTATTGCTCTCAGCAAGAGAAGCTCCTAGCATATGAATATCTGCAGAATGGTAGTCTCTTCATGTTTCTCTATG GATCTCAAAGTGGCCACTCTTTTGACTGGAGAAGCAGATTAAATGTTGCTGCTAATATAGCCGAGGCTTTGGCATATATGCATGAGGAGTTTCTTGAGAATGGAATTGGACATGGTAACTTAAAGTCAAGTAACATTTTGTTTGACAAGAATATGGATCCATGCATAAGCGAATATGGCCTAATGATGGCAGAAAATCAAGATCAACTTGTCCCTTCCCATAACAAAGGCCTCAAAAGCAAAGATCTGATTGCAGCTACCTTCAAAGCTGATGTACATGCCTTTGGTATGATACTTCTCGAGCTTCTGACAgggaaagtaattaaaaatgatgGATTTGATCTAGTCAAATGGGTGAATTCAGTGGTTAGAGAGGAATGGACTGTTGAAGTTTTTGACAAGTCCCTAATCTCACAAGGTTCTTCTGAAGAGAAGATGATGTGTTTGTTGCAAGTAGCATTAAAATGCGTAAATCCTTCTCCAAATGATAGGCCAAGTATGAGCCAAGTTGCAGTGATGACAAATTCTTTGATAGAGGAGGAAGAAAAATCCATATCCTTTGACACATGA
- the LOC100527158 gene encoding Rho-related protein, which yields MASATAPRFIKCVTVGDGAVGKTCMLICYTSNKFPTDYIPTVFDNFSANVVVEGITVNLGLWDTAGQEDYNRLRPLSYRGADVFVLAFSLVSRASYENVLKKWIPELQHFAPGIPLVLVGTKLDLREDKHYMADHPSLVPVTTDQGEELRKHIGATYYIECSSKTQQNVKAVFDAAIRMVIKPPQKQNEKRKKKPRGCFLNVLCRRNIVRLK from the exons ATGGCTTCCGCAACTGCCCCAAGATTCATCAAGTGCGTGACCGTTGGTGATGGAGCTGTAGGGAAGACCTGCATGCTCATTTGCTATACCAGCAACAAATTCCCCACG GACTATATCCCCACTGTGTTTGATAATTTCAGTGCAAATGTGGTTGTTGAAGGCATAACTGTCAACTTAGGCCTTTGGGATACAGCTG GGCAAGAGGATTACAACAGGCTGAGGCCCTTGAGCTACAGGGGGGCAGATGTCTTTGTCTTGGCTTTTTCTTTAGTTAGTCGCGCGAGCTATGAGAATGTGCTGAAGAAG TGGATCCCTGAACTCCAGCATTTTGCCCCTGGCATCCCGTTGGTGTTAGTTGGCACCAAATTGG ATCTACGAGAAGACAAGCACTACATGGCTGATCATCCCAGCTTGGTGCCAGTGACTACTGATCAA GGTGAGGAACTCCGTAAACACATTGGAGCTACCTACTATATTGAGTGCAGCTCAAAAACTCAGCAG AATGTGAAGGCAGTTTTTGATGCTGCTATTAGAATGGTCATCAAGCCTCCACAAAAGCAAAacgagaaaagaaagaaaaaaccacGTGGCTGTTTCCT AAACGTCCTCTGTCGAAGGAACATTGTTCGCCTTAAATGA
- the LOC100788512 gene encoding uncharacterized protein: protein MHGCGGEKGKGTRHMWKAPVRGDSSLNADVSSSSSSSSSTVKSFCKDGRKISVGECALFKPSEDRPPFIGIIHCLTFGKEKKLKLGVSWLYRSIEVKLNKGVPLEAAPNEIFYTFHKDETDAESLLHPCKVAFLRKGAELPSGFSSFVCRRVYDIANKCLWWLNDQDYINDCQEEVDQLLYRTCVRMHATVQPGGRSPKPMSSPTSTSQLKSVSDSVQNNTSSFPSHIKGRKRERADQGSEPVKRERSIKTEDGDSGHFRHDNILKTEIAKITEKGGLVDNEGVEKLVQLMVPDRNEKKIDLASRSLLAAVIAATEKLDCLSQFVQLRGLPVFDEWLQEVHKGKIGDGVGSRDGDKSVEEFLLVLLRALDKLPVNLQALQTCNIGKSVNHLRTHKNTEIQRKARGLVDTWKKRVEAEMNIKDAKSGSGPTVHWPAKSRSSDVGHGGNRHSGASSDIAMKSSVTQLSASKTASVKIVQGENTIRSASTSTFPGPAKSVLSPASVTANLKDGQPCIAAVSGGSDLPMVNARDEKSSSSSQSHNNSQSCSSDHAKTGGHSGKEDARSSTAMSVNKISGGSSRHRKSINGFPGSTPSGGQRETGSSRNSSLHKNLTSEKISQPGLMDKALDGTSLEGVTCKLIVKIPSQGRSPAQSASAGSFDDPTIMNSRASSPVLPEKHDQFDHCSKEKSDLYRANIGSDINTESWQSNDFKDVLTGSDEADGSPAAVTDEERCRIVNDCKKTFEVPKAASSSSGNENKAGNLQDASYSSINALIEGVKYSEADDVGMNLLASVAAGEILKSELLTPTGSPERNTAAVEQSCTGNDMVKSSEENLVRDECHSNNGLDGEHKNQGSVTDDLGANDESDSDFRASGEKAARELNKSVNACSMDLQQVSEIILESKGKLNEKSVSTALRGLSESSVQEARDGDRSKQLQEVGRGVNGGEIVDVKVSSVAEVEAEATEKLSHIAVKVDVQSDNCTAEGSSGGGRTAAVLVPSDLARGKDENVLHSSAYSVDKVPEDLTERESEKADDVDAENLPSQSKKERNECESDTLTMPENRGLCSIVTGIAAEHVEENLETKEVHDQPAREELPKDSPSVRSQEMDKHLDSKGSKLTAMEAEEAEECTSTTADASSVSAAAVSDADAKVEFDLNEGLNADDEKCGEFNSSAPAGRLVSPVPFPASSMSCGIPAPVTGAAAAKGRFVPPEDLLRSKGEIGWKGSAATSAFRPAELRKVMEMPFGALTSSIPDAPAGKQSRAPLDIDLNVADERILDDISSQPCARHTDSVSLTTDGHDPVSSKMASPVRCSGGLGLDLNQVDEASDVGNCLSSNHKIDVPIMKVKSSLGGPPNREVNVHRDFDLNNGPSVDEVTTESSLFSQHARSSVPSQPPVSGLRVSTAEPVNFSWLPSSGNTYSAVTISSIMPDRGDQPFSIVAPNGPQRLLTPAAGGNPFGPDVYKGPVLSSPFEYPVFPFNSSFPLPSASFSAGSTTYVYPTSGNRLCFPVVNSQLMGPAGAVSSHYPRPYVVGLTEGSNSGSAETSRKWARQGLDLNAGPGGSDMEGRDDNSPLPSRQLSVASSQALAEEQARIQLAGSVCKRKEPDGGWDGYNQSSWQ, encoded by the exons ATGCATGGGTGTGGAGGTGAGAAGGGTAAGGGGACTCGGCACATGTGGAAAGCCCCCGTTCGTGGCGACTCGTCTCTGAACGCCGATGTTTCTTCGTCTTCTTCGTCGTCATCTTCGACAGTGAAGTCGTTCTGCAAG GACGGTCGCAAAATTAGCGTTGGTGAATGTGCTCTCTTCAAACCATCTGAAGATCGCCCACCATTTATTGGTATAATTCATTGTCTGACATTTGgcaaagagaaaaaattgaagttaGGTGTTAGTTGGCTTTATCGATCCATTGAAGTAAAACTCAACAAGGGCGTGCCATTGGAGGCTGCTCCAAATGAAATCTTCTACACCTTCCATAAGGATGAGACTGATGCTGAATCGCTGCTCCATCCATGTAAAGTTGCATTTCTTCGTAAGGGTGCTGAACTTCCATCAGGGTTTTCTTCATTTGTGTGCAGGAGGGTTTATGACATTGCAAACAAGTGTTTATGGTGGTTAAATGATCAAGATTATATTAAT GATTGTCAAGAAGAAGTAGATCAACTATTATACAGGACTTGTGTACGAATGCATGCAACAGTGCAGCCAGGTGGTCGATCTCCTAAGCCAATGAGTAGTCCAACATCAACATCACAGTTAAAATCTGTTTCAGATAGTGTCCAGAACAATACTTCTTCCTTTCCATCTCACATTAAGGGGAGGAAAAGGGAAAGGGCAGATCAAGGCTCTGAGCCTGTCAAGCGAGAACGATCAATTAAAACTGAGGATGGAGATTCTGGTCATTTCAGGCATGATAACATTTTGAAGACAGAGATTGCTAAAATTACAGAAAAGGGAGGGCTTGTTGACAATGAAGGAGTGGAAAAATTAGTGCAGCTGATGGTTCCTGATAGAAATGAGAAAAAGATAGATTTAGCTAGCCGGTCATTGCTTGCAGCTGTCATTGCAGCAACAGAAAAATTAGATTGTCTTAGTCAGTTTGTGCAGCTGAGGGGTTTGCCTGTATTTGATGAATGGCTCCAAGAGGTCCATAAAGGGAAGATTGGTGATGGTGTTGGGTCTAGGGATGGTGATAAATCTGTCGAGGAATTTCTCTTGGTATTGCTTCGGGCACTTGATAAGCTTCCTGTAAATCTTCAGGCTTTACAAACATGCAACATTGGAAAATCTGTGAATCATTTGCGAACGCATAAAAACACTGAAATTCAGAGGAAAGCAAGAGGTTTAGTGGACACATGGAAGAAACGTGTTGAAGCTGAAATGAATATAAAAGATGCAAAGTCTGGTTCAGGTCCCACTGTTCACTGGCCTGCCAAATCACGTTCTTCTGATGTTGGTCATGGCGGGAATAGACATTCAGGTGCATCATCTGATATTGCCATGAAGAGTTCTGTTACACAGCTTTCTGCATCCAAAACAGCCTCTGTGAAGATTGTCCAGGGAGAGAATACTATTAGATCTGCATCAACATCTACATTTCCAGGGCCTGCTAAATCAGTGCTGTCACCTGCATCTGTGACTGCAAACCTAAAAGATGGACAGCCCTGTATTGCCGCTGTCAGTGGAGGTTCTGATCTTCCCATGGTGAATGCAAGGGATGAGAAAAGTAGTAGTTCTAGTCAATCTCACAACAACAGTCAATCTTGTTCTAGTGACCATGCTAAAACTGGAGGTCATTCAGGAAAGGAGGATGCCAGAAGCTCTACTGCAATGAGCGTGAATAAGATATCTGGAGGCTCTTCACGGCACCGAAAATCTATTAATGGATTTCCAGGTTCAACTCCATCCGGAGGGCAAAGGGAAACTGGATCAAGTAGGAATTCCTCCTTGCACAAAAATTTAACTTCAGAGAAAATATCTCAACCTGGATTAATGGATAAGGCACTTGATGGAACTTCTCTTGAAGGAGTTACTTGCAAGTTGATTGTTAAAATTCCAAGCCAAGGTAGAAGCCCTGCTCAAAGTGCTAGTGCAGGTTCTTTTGATGATCCTACAATCATGAATAGTCGAGCCTCATCTCCTGTTCTTCCAGAGAAGCACGATCAGTTTGATCACTGCTCAAAGGAAAAGAGTGACCTTTATCGAGCCAATATTGGCTCAGATATTAATACTGAATCTTGGCAGAGTAATGATTTTAAAGATGTATTGACTGGCTCTGATGAGGCTGATGGATCACCTGCTGCAGTTACTGATGAAGAGCGCTGTCGGATTGTCAATGATTGTAAGAAAACATTTGAGGTACCAAAAGCCGCTTCCTCATCATctggaaatgaaaataaagctGGAAATTTGCAGGATGCTTCTTACAGCTCAATAAATGCTTTAATTGAAGGTGTTAAGTACTCTGAGGCTGATGATGTTGGAATGAATCTTCTTGCGAGTGTGGCTGCTGGAGAGATTTTGAAATCCGAATTGTTAACTCCGACTGGATCTCCAGAAAGAAACACTGCTGCTGTTGAACAGTCATGCACAGGCAATGATATGGTTAAGTCATCTGAAGAAAATCTTGTCCGGGATGAATGCCACTCAAATAATGGTCTTGATGGTGAACATAAGAATCAGGGTTCTGTAACAGATGATTTAGGGGCAAATGACGAAAGTGATTCTGATTTTCGAGCTTCAGGTGAGAAAGCTGCAAGAGAGCTAAATAAGAGTGTTAATGCATGTAGTATGGATTTGCAACAGGTTtctgaaattattttagaaagcaAAGGAAAATTAAACGAAAAATCTGTATCTACTGCATTGCGTGGCCTTTCTGAAAGTTCTGTACAAGAAGCTAGAGATGGTGACAGAAGCAAGCAGCTCCAGGAGGTTGGTCGGGGAGTGAATGGTGGTGAAATTGTTGATGTTAAGGTCAGTTCTGTTGCAGAAGTTGAGGCTGAAGCAACTGAAAAATTGTCACATATAGCTGTGAAAGTGGATGTACAGAGTGATAATTGTACTGCTGAAGGATCGAGTGGTGGTGGACGGACAGCTGCTGTTCTTGTTCCGTCTGATTTGGCAAGAGGAAAAGATGAGAATGTACTCCATTCTTCTGCTTATAGTGTTGATAAGGTTCCTGAAGACTTGACTGAACGGGAGTCTGAAAAAGCTGATGATGTTGATGCTGAGAATCTTCCTAGTCAGtctaaaaaggaaagaaatgagTGTGAAAGTGATACCTTGACAATGCCTGAGAATAGAGGTTTATGCTCTATCGTGACTGGTATTGCTGCTGAACATGTGGAGgaaaatttagaaactaaagAGGTTCATGACCAACCTGCCAGAGAGGAACTTCCCAAAGATTCACCTAGTGTCCGTTCACAAGAAATGGATAAGCATCTTGATTCTAAAGGATCAAAATTGACTGCCATGGAAGCGGAGGAGGCTGAGGAGTGTACCTCTACCACTGCAGATGCTTCTTCCGTGTCTGCTGCAGCTGTGTCAGATGCAGATGCAAAGgttgaatttgatttaaatgAAGGGCTCAATGCAGATGATGAGAAATGCGGTGAGTTCAACAGCAGTGCACCTGCTGGTCGTTTGGTCAGTCCTGTGCCATTTCCTGCTTCATCTATGTCTTGTGGTATTCCTGCTCCTGTCACTGGGGCTGCTGCTGCAAAGGGGCGCTTTGTGCCTCCTGAAGATTTATTGAGAAGTAAAGGGGAAATTGGTTGGAAGGGATCCGCTGCCACTAGTGCATTTAGGCCAGCCGAGCTCAGGAAAGTTATGGAAATGCCTTTTGGGGCGCTAACTTCCTCTATACCTGATGCTCCAGCTGGAAAGCAGAGTCGAGCACCATTGGATATTGACTTGAATGTGGCTGATGAAAGAATACTTGATGATATTTCTTCTCAACCCTGTGCTCGTCACACGGATTCTGTATCTCTTACAACTGATGGTCATGATCCTGTAAGCAGTAAAATGGCTTCACCTGTTCGCTGCTCTGGAGGGCTTGGCCTTGACTTGAACCAGGTGGATGAAGCTTCTGACGTGGGCAATTGCTTGAGCAGTAATCATAAAATTGATGTGCCAATTATGAAGGTGAAGTCATCATTGGGTGGCCCACCAAATCGAGAAGTGAATGTCCACAGGGACTTTGATTTGAACAATGGACCTTCAGTTGATGAAGTCACCACTGAATCCTCATTGTTCTCTCAGCATGCCAGGAGCAGTGTGCCATCTCAACCACCTGTTTCTGGACTTAGGGTGAGTACTGCTGAGCCAGTCAACTTCTCTTGGCTTCCTTCCAGTGGCAACACCTATTCTGCTGTCACAATATCTTCAATTATGCCTGATAGAGGGGATCAGCCCTTTTCAATTGTTGCTCCAAATGGGCCACAAAGGTTGTTGACTCCTGCTGCTGGTGGCAACCCATTTGGACCTGATGTTTATAAGGGACCAGTATTGTCATCTCCATTTGAATATCCTGTCTTCCCTTTTAATTCCAGCTTTCCTCTTCCATCAGCTTCTTTTTCTGCCGGATCAACTACTTATGTATATCCAACATCAGGCAATCGGCTTTGCTTTCCTGTGGTAAATTCACAGTTAATGGGGCCTGCTGGTGCGGTTTCATCTCATTACCCCCGGCCTTATGTTGTTGGCCTTACAGAAGGTAGCAATAGTGGTAGTGCTGAGACCAGTAGAAAATGGGCAAGGCAGGGTTTAGATCTTAATGCGGGACCTGGAGGTTCAGACATGGAGGGGAGAGACGACAATTCTCCTCTTCCATCTAGGCAACTTTCTGTTGCTAGTTCACAGGCCCTAGCTGAGGAGCAAGCAAGGATCCAGTTGGCTGGTAGTGTTTGTAAGAGGAAGGAGCCTGATGGTGGGTGGGATGGCTACAACCAATCCTCATGGCAATAG
- the LOC102663740 gene encoding uncharacterized protein, producing the protein MSMYRRCLNRLTPDVVCWISYGDRRSFREFEVIPLFSGHLRWGPLIVIHRPERVVRQFGYVQTITPHPIAPSISVEEMDDRWMQFGDYIALVGQICVVPDQCSSDYMDWFYMILHSFMTPTQPGDPPRVPPVQEYDIFFEPDMHQQSVATAAPDEVDVDVHRAGHVVDGYVTIADKLDRLLNLRILTEGTKAYIVAEECITIARSYIGQPTIGHRSRRRRRTNEH; encoded by the exons ATGTCGATGTATCGCAGGTGTCTGAACAGGCTGACCCCTGACGTAGTGTGCTGGATTTCGTATGGTGACCGCCGTTCATTTAGAGAATTTGAGGTCATCCCACTGTTTTCCGGTCATCTCAGATGGGGTCCCTTGATAGTCATTCACCGACCGGAGAGGGTTGTACGACAATTTGGATACGTCCAGACTATTACACCACATCCTATTGCGCCTTCGATTTCTGTTGAAGAAATGGATGATAGATGGATGCAGTTTGGTGACTACATTGCACTTGTAGGGCAAATCTGTGTAGTGCCTGACCAGTGTTCCTCAGATTACATGGATTGGTTCTACATGATTTTGCATTCATTTATGACTCCGACACAGCCAGGAGATCCTCCTAGAGTTCCACCGGTTCAGGAATATGACATATTTTTTGAACCAGATATGCATCAGCAATCGGTGGCGACAGCGGCACCTGATGAAGTAGACGTTGATGTGCATCGTGCTGGACATGTAGtg GATGGTTATGTAACAATTGCTGATAAGTTGGATAGACTTTTGAACTTGAGGATCCTGACCGAAGgaacaaaagcctatattgttGCTGAAGAATGTATAACCATTGCAAGAAGCTATATTGGCCAACCAACTATAGGTCACAGATCAAGGCGTAGGCGTCGTACGAACGAGCATTGA